A window of Aeromicrobium sp. Root236 contains these coding sequences:
- a CDS encoding HNH endonuclease signature motif containing protein: MNPQPTIDAMRTAAKTLRTGDTREQLRALQEARHAIDAAQAALLGELQTSKDYELDGASTLNTWVRNQLRMNSGEANALVRGAVVARGLPLVAEAAFDGRISAQHVRAFAYGLRHVGVEPMRLYEELLLGVALEHAPADLFEAIKHLKDVIHPEDLDDAWERGMDREDISVEAVPDGWHVNGFLNTVTGAKLKTVLDSVSAPRDKDDDRTGSERRVQGFDDLLDAILANGLPSDKGVRPHLSVFVDADTVAAAADHVQNATDNPFTTPDPMPETEPATLAGHGAIGPHLLMYLACIGDTTAFLTQHRDGQQAQILNAGTVKYQPTLLQRRAVLARQKGVCATPGCHHTHLEIHHVIWWSHGGPTDLDVLVGLCVRCHHLLHRGRLHITGNAVTGFEFTNRNGRGLRRRRQTTRPQAA, encoded by the coding sequence GTGAATCCGCAGCCCACGATCGACGCGATGCGCACCGCCGCGAAGACATTGCGAACCGGTGACACGCGTGAGCAACTGCGGGCTCTCCAGGAGGCCCGGCACGCGATCGACGCAGCCCAAGCCGCACTGTTGGGCGAGCTGCAAACGTCCAAGGACTACGAGCTCGATGGCGCCTCGACCCTGAACACGTGGGTGCGCAACCAGCTGCGGATGAACTCAGGTGAAGCCAACGCCCTGGTCCGCGGTGCAGTCGTCGCCCGCGGCCTTCCGCTGGTCGCCGAGGCGGCTTTCGACGGCCGGATCAGTGCTCAGCATGTCCGCGCGTTCGCCTACGGATTGCGTCACGTCGGTGTGGAGCCGATGCGTCTGTATGAGGAGCTCCTGCTCGGCGTGGCGTTGGAGCACGCACCAGCGGACCTGTTCGAGGCCATCAAGCACCTCAAGGACGTCATCCATCCCGAGGACCTCGACGACGCGTGGGAACGAGGCATGGATCGCGAGGACATCAGCGTCGAAGCCGTCCCCGACGGATGGCACGTGAATGGCTTCCTCAACACCGTCACCGGCGCCAAGCTCAAGACCGTGCTCGATTCGGTGTCAGCACCCCGCGACAAGGACGACGACCGCACCGGATCAGAACGCCGGGTCCAGGGCTTCGACGACCTGCTCGACGCCATCTTGGCCAACGGCCTGCCCTCCGACAAAGGGGTCCGACCCCACCTCTCGGTGTTCGTCGACGCCGACACCGTCGCCGCAGCCGCCGACCACGTCCAGAACGCCACCGACAACCCGTTCACCACACCCGATCCGATGCCCGAGACTGAGCCGGCGACGCTTGCCGGGCACGGAGCGATCGGACCCCACCTGCTGATGTACCTGGCATGCATCGGCGACACCACCGCGTTCCTCACCCAGCACCGCGACGGCCAACAAGCGCAGATCCTGAACGCCGGGACCGTCAAGTATCAACCCACTCTGCTGCAACGCCGTGCCGTCCTCGCCCGCCAGAAGGGTGTCTGCGCCACCCCTGGTTGCCACCACACCCACCTGGAGATCCACCATGTGATCTGGTGGTCCCACGGCGGACCCACCGACCTCGACGTTCTTGTCGGGTTGTGCGTTCGGTGCCACCACCTCCTCCACCGCGGCCGACTCCACATCACAGGCAACGCCGTCACCGGATTCGAGTTCACCAACCGCAACGGCCGAGGCCTCCGCCGGCGACGACAAACCACCCGCCCCCAAGCCGCCTGA
- a CDS encoding helix-turn-helix domain-containing protein yields MTSEPAGRGDSAIVRPTAAAQHIDIRRVVPAERWQPFIQYHWIVRWECPEPFDQQVIPQPFVHVSAEPFDGAPRLLVNGITREPFVRTLTGTGHVLGAAFKPASFRAVLGADLSTVSGLTVPIGDQVSHDDSPAAAEILGSDVTDEGMVAALEAYLDRLDVTADPYADELNALVDRAEHDRSLIRAEQLADLAGVSLRTLQRQFTAYLGIGPKWVVQRFRMLDAAAAAHAGTRTDWAALATELGFSDQAHLTRAFTAVVGTPPATYAKQA; encoded by the coding sequence ATGACGTCAGAACCGGCAGGCAGGGGAGACTCCGCGATCGTGCGGCCGACCGCTGCCGCGCAGCACATCGACATCCGCCGGGTCGTGCCGGCGGAGCGCTGGCAGCCGTTCATCCAGTACCACTGGATCGTCCGGTGGGAGTGCCCCGAGCCGTTCGACCAGCAGGTCATCCCGCAGCCGTTCGTGCACGTGTCGGCCGAGCCGTTCGACGGTGCGCCCAGGCTGCTGGTCAACGGCATCACCCGCGAGCCGTTCGTCCGTACGCTCACCGGCACGGGCCATGTGCTGGGCGCGGCGTTCAAGCCGGCGAGCTTCCGTGCGGTGCTCGGCGCCGACCTGAGCACGGTGTCGGGACTGACCGTGCCGATCGGTGACCAGGTGAGTCACGACGACTCACCTGCTGCCGCCGAGATCCTGGGGTCGGACGTCACCGACGAGGGGATGGTCGCGGCGCTCGAGGCCTATCTCGACCGGCTCGACGTCACCGCCGATCCGTACGCCGACGAGCTCAACGCGCTCGTCGATCGTGCCGAGCACGACCGGTCGCTGATCCGCGCCGAGCAGCTCGCCGACCTCGCCGGTGTCAGCCTGCGCACGCTGCAGCGGCAGTTCACGGCCTACCTCGGGATCGGTCCCAAGTGGGTCGTGCAGCGCTTCCGGATGCTCGACGCCGCAGCCGCCGCGCATGCCGGCACGCGCACTGACTGGGCCGCGCTGGCGACCGAGCTCGGCTTCAGCGACCAGGCGCACCTGACCCGCGCGTTCACGGCCGTGGTGGGCACGCCACCCGCGACGTACGCGAAACAGGCCTGA
- a CDS encoding polynucleotide kinase-phosphatase, protein MTTLGIPETSLVVLVGVSGSGKSTFAAKHFKPTEIVSSDFCRGLVADDENDQAATKDAFEVLEFIVGKRLELGRLTVVDATNVQPGARKSLVALAKAHDVLPVAVVLDLPTGVSVERNAAREDRDFGAHVVKRQHDQLRRSLKGLKREGFRTVHTLSSVEEVEAATFERQKLMNDLRDQTGPFDVIGDVHGCRLELEELLAELGYDLVRDDTGRPVDASHPDGRRVVFVGDLVDRGPDSPGVLRLAMGMVRAGHALCVSGNHEAKLNRALGKRSVTLSHGLERTMEQLAQEPEEFVEDVRRFVDGLIAHYVLDEGNLVVAHAGLKESYHGRASGRVRSFALYGDTSGETDEYGLPVRYPWAEDYRGKAMVLYGHTPVPETEWINNTLCLDTGCVFGGALTALRYPEREVVSVDAHEVYYEPVRPLAPPPRDPDILRLDDVLGPRVIETAHMGRVSLREENAAGALEVMSRFAVDPSRLVYLPPTMAPCDTSALEDHLEHPVEAFTHFARTGIDQVVCEEKHMGSRAVVLVRRDATGVIHTRTGRSFFDAGTESAMLAACAAAATSAGLWDELGSDWVLLDTEIMPWSAKAIDLIRSQYAAVGAAARSALPAALDALAAAASRGLDVGELAARTGQRADDAEAFAAVYRRYSWPVDGTEGLRIAPFQVLASEGTTYETRDHGWHLGIADRLVDADPALFAPTRRLVVDTADATSIAAGVDWWQALTAEGGEGMVVKPLANLVRGPKGLVQPGVKVRGREYLRLIYGPDYTTPANLSRLRNRNLGHKRSMALREYALGLEALRRLTTGAPVWQVHECVFAILAMESEPVDPRL, encoded by the coding sequence ATGACGACGCTGGGGATCCCCGAGACGTCGCTCGTGGTGCTGGTCGGCGTCAGCGGCTCGGGCAAGTCGACGTTCGCCGCGAAGCACTTCAAGCCGACCGAGATCGTGTCGAGCGACTTCTGCCGCGGGCTCGTGGCGGACGACGAGAACGACCAGGCCGCCACCAAGGACGCCTTCGAGGTGCTCGAGTTCATCGTCGGCAAGCGGCTCGAGCTCGGCCGGCTCACCGTCGTCGACGCGACGAACGTGCAGCCCGGCGCCCGCAAGAGTCTCGTCGCGCTGGCCAAGGCCCACGACGTCCTGCCCGTCGCCGTCGTGCTGGACCTGCCGACCGGCGTCAGCGTCGAGCGCAACGCCGCACGCGAGGACCGCGACTTCGGCGCCCACGTCGTCAAGCGTCAGCACGACCAGCTCCGCCGGTCGCTCAAGGGCCTCAAGCGAGAAGGCTTCCGTACGGTCCACACGCTCAGCTCCGTCGAGGAGGTCGAGGCGGCGACGTTCGAGCGCCAGAAGCTCATGAACGACCTGCGGGACCAGACCGGTCCGTTCGACGTCATCGGCGACGTGCACGGCTGCCGCCTCGAGCTCGAGGAGCTGCTCGCCGAGCTCGGCTACGACCTCGTACGCGACGACACCGGCCGCCCCGTCGACGCCAGCCACCCTGACGGCCGCCGCGTCGTGTTCGTCGGCGACCTCGTCGATCGCGGCCCGGACTCCCCCGGCGTCCTGCGCCTCGCGATGGGCATGGTCCGCGCCGGCCACGCCCTCTGCGTCTCCGGCAATCACGAGGCCAAGCTCAACCGCGCGCTCGGCAAGCGGAGCGTCACGCTCAGCCACGGCCTCGAGCGCACGATGGAGCAGCTCGCACAGGAGCCCGAGGAGTTCGTCGAGGACGTGCGCCGCTTCGTCGACGGGCTCATCGCCCACTACGTGCTCGACGAGGGCAATCTCGTCGTCGCGCACGCGGGGCTCAAGGAGAGCTATCACGGCCGGGCCTCGGGCCGGGTGCGCTCGTTCGCCCTGTACGGCGACACCAGCGGCGAGACCGACGAGTACGGGCTGCCGGTCCGCTACCCGTGGGCCGAGGACTACCGCGGCAAGGCGATGGTGCTCTACGGCCACACGCCGGTTCCCGAGACCGAGTGGATCAACAACACCCTGTGCCTCGACACCGGCTGCGTGTTCGGCGGCGCGCTGACCGCGCTGCGCTATCCCGAGCGCGAGGTCGTGTCCGTCGACGCCCACGAGGTCTACTACGAGCCCGTACGCCCGCTGGCTCCGCCTCCGCGCGATCCCGACATCCTCCGGCTCGACGACGTGCTCGGACCGCGGGTCATCGAGACCGCGCACATGGGCCGGGTGTCGCTGCGTGAGGAGAACGCCGCCGGGGCGCTCGAGGTCATGAGCCGGTTCGCGGTCGATCCGTCGCGCCTGGTCTACCTCCCGCCGACGATGGCCCCGTGCGACACGTCGGCGCTCGAGGACCACCTCGAGCACCCGGTCGAGGCGTTCACCCACTTCGCCAGGACGGGGATCGACCAGGTCGTCTGCGAGGAGAAGCACATGGGCTCGCGGGCGGTCGTGCTCGTGCGCCGCGACGCGACCGGCGTGATCCACACGCGTACCGGCCGTTCCTTCTTCGACGCCGGCACCGAGTCGGCCATGCTCGCGGCCTGCGCCGCGGCGGCGACGTCGGCCGGGCTGTGGGACGAGCTCGGCTCCGACTGGGTCCTGCTCGACACCGAGATCATGCCGTGGTCGGCCAAGGCGATCGACCTGATCCGCAGCCAGTACGCCGCGGTGGGCGCGGCCGCCCGCTCAGCCCTGCCGGCCGCCCTCGACGCCCTGGCCGCCGCCGCATCGCGTGGCCTCGACGTCGGTGAGCTCGCCGCGCGTACGGGGCAGCGCGCCGACGACGCGGAGGCGTTCGCCGCGGTCTACCGGCGCTACTCCTGGCCCGTCGACGGCACGGAGGGCCTGCGCATCGCGCCGTTCCAGGTGCTCGCGAGCGAGGGCACCACGTACGAGACCCGCGATCACGGCTGGCACCTCGGCATCGCCGACCGGCTCGTCGATGCCGATCCGGCGCTGTTCGCGCCGACCCGCCGCCTGGTCGTCGACACGGCGGACGCCACGTCGATCGCTGCCGGCGTCGACTGGTGGCAGGCACTGACCGCCGAGGGCGGCGAAGGCATGGTCGTCAAGCCGCTCGCCAACCTGGTGCGCGGTCCCAAGGGGCTCGTGCAGCCCGGGGTCAAGGTGCGCGGCCGCGAGTACCTGCGACTGATCTACGGCCCCGACTACACGACGCCGGCGAACCTCTCGCGCCTGCGCAACCGCAACCTCGGCCACAAGCGGTCGATGGCTCTGCGCGAGTACGCCCTGGGGCTCGAGGCGTTGCGGCGACTCACCACCGGTGCTCCGGTGTGGCAGGTGCACGAGTGCGTGTTCGCGATCCTCGCGATGGAGTCCGAGCCGGTCGACCCGAGGCTGTGA
- a CDS encoding isoprenyl transferase, translating into MGVSDLAYGVYERRLVKRLDPARLPHHVGAIVDGNRRWAKGAGTRFEHGYQAGADKISEFAQWCDELGVEIVTLWLLSTDNLQRSPEEVGSILAAVEGLMEKLSAEQRWSLAVIGNLDMLPDESAGRMKRLADSTSGVKGMRVNICVGYGGRQELTDAMRSLLLDQASKGRSLAEVAETLEVDDIAEHLYTKGQPDPDLVIRTSGEQRLSGFLLWQSVHSEFYFSDALWPAFRHVDFLRAMRSYAARERRFGQ; encoded by the coding sequence ATGGGAGTGAGCGATCTCGCGTACGGCGTGTACGAGCGGCGACTCGTCAAGCGCCTCGATCCCGCCCGCCTCCCGCACCACGTGGGAGCGATCGTCGACGGCAACCGGCGCTGGGCCAAGGGCGCCGGCACCCGGTTCGAGCACGGCTACCAGGCCGGTGCCGACAAGATCTCGGAGTTCGCGCAGTGGTGCGACGAGCTGGGTGTGGAGATCGTCACACTGTGGCTCCTGTCGACCGACAACCTCCAGCGCTCGCCCGAGGAGGTCGGCAGCATCCTCGCCGCCGTCGAGGGCCTGATGGAGAAGCTGTCGGCCGAGCAGCGCTGGTCGCTCGCGGTGATCGGCAACCTCGACATGCTGCCCGACGAGTCGGCCGGGCGGATGAAGCGGCTCGCCGACTCGACCTCGGGCGTCAAGGGCATGCGGGTCAACATCTGCGTCGGATACGGCGGCCGCCAGGAGCTCACCGACGCGATGCGCTCGCTGCTGCTGGACCAGGCGTCCAAAGGCCGCAGCCTCGCCGAGGTCGCCGAGACGCTCGAGGTCGACGACATCGCCGAGCACCTCTACACCAAGGGCCAGCCCGACCCTGACCTCGTCATCCGTACGTCGGGGGAGCAGCGGCTGTCGGGCTTCCTGCTGTGGCAGAGCGTGCACTCGGAGTTCTACTTCAGTGATGCCCTGTGGCCCGCGTTCCGCCACGTCGACTTCCTCCGCGCGATGCGCTCGTATGCCGCAAGGGAACGCCGCTTCGGTCAGTGA
- a CDS encoding thioredoxin domain-containing protein: MPNRLAQATSPYLQQHADNPVDWWEWSDEALAVAQELDRPILLSVGYAACHWCHVMAHESFEDAATAAYMNDHFVNIKVDREERPDIDAVYMKATTAMTGQGGWPMTCVLTPTGEPFFAGTYFPPEPRQGAPAFTQVLQALAEAWRDRRDEVLKVSGDVLEHLRQNTDTVGGPLGPDELDEAVAELAKQYDVEAGGFGTSPKFPPSMVLEFLLRNAARTGSEQALAMVAGSCEAMARGGMYDQLSGGFARYSVDRFWRVPHFEKMLYDNALLLRVYLHWWRQSGSPLAERIARETARFMLDELRTPEGGFASALDADSDGHEGTFYVWNPNQLMRLLGADDGAWAAQLLGVTGPGTFERGFSTLQLRVDPDDAERWHRVRTTLLAARAERTRPARDDKVVASWNGLAITALAEAAVLLDEPDFADAAVAAAQLLVDVHLADGFARTSRDGVAGGNSAVLEDHGAVAEAFIAVLGITGEAVWLDRARLLLDRVVEHFVDPEGGFFDTADDSENLVVRPKDASDNAYPSGTSAAVAALLSFAAITGEHGYRAAAESGIASAANIATQVPRFAGWTLAAAEAVVAGPLEVAVVGPREDRAALHHAAVRLASPGAVVIAGDVGLAIPLFQQRDLVGGRPAAYVCEGFVCRQPVTDPDELLSSVSGPARA, from the coding sequence ATGCCGAATCGCCTCGCGCAGGCCACCAGTCCCTACCTCCAGCAGCACGCCGACAACCCGGTCGACTGGTGGGAGTGGAGCGACGAGGCGCTGGCCGTCGCCCAGGAGCTGGACCGGCCGATCCTGCTGAGCGTGGGCTACGCCGCGTGCCACTGGTGCCACGTCATGGCGCACGAGTCGTTCGAGGACGCGGCGACGGCGGCGTACATGAACGACCACTTCGTCAACATCAAGGTGGACCGCGAGGAGCGGCCCGACATCGACGCGGTCTACATGAAGGCGACCACCGCGATGACGGGCCAGGGCGGTTGGCCCATGACGTGCGTGCTGACGCCGACGGGTGAGCCGTTCTTCGCCGGTACGTACTTCCCGCCCGAGCCGCGGCAGGGTGCGCCGGCGTTCACGCAGGTGCTGCAGGCGCTCGCGGAGGCCTGGCGTGACCGGCGCGACGAGGTGCTGAAGGTCAGCGGCGACGTGCTCGAGCACCTCCGGCAGAACACCGACACGGTGGGTGGGCCCCTGGGGCCCGACGAGCTCGACGAGGCGGTCGCCGAGCTGGCCAAGCAGTACGACGTGGAGGCCGGCGGATTCGGCACGAGCCCCAAGTTCCCGCCGTCGATGGTGCTGGAGTTCCTGCTGCGCAACGCCGCACGTACCGGCTCGGAGCAGGCGCTTGCGATGGTCGCGGGATCGTGCGAGGCGATGGCGCGGGGCGGCATGTACGACCAGCTGTCGGGCGGGTTCGCGCGCTACAGCGTCGACCGGTTCTGGCGGGTGCCGCACTTCGAGAAGATGCTCTACGACAACGCGTTGCTCCTGCGGGTCTACCTGCACTGGTGGCGGCAGTCCGGCTCGCCGCTCGCCGAGCGGATCGCGCGCGAGACCGCCCGGTTCATGCTCGACGAGCTGCGTACGCCCGAGGGTGGGTTCGCGTCGGCGCTCGATGCCGACAGCGACGGCCACGAGGGCACCTTCTACGTGTGGAACCCCAACCAGCTCATGCGGCTGCTCGGCGCCGACGACGGGGCCTGGGCCGCCCAGCTGCTGGGGGTCACGGGGCCGGGCACGTTCGAGCGGGGCTTCTCGACCCTGCAGCTCCGGGTGGACCCTGACGACGCCGAGCGCTGGCATCGCGTACGCACGACGCTCCTCGCCGCCCGCGCTGAGCGCACCAGGCCGGCGCGCGACGACAAGGTCGTGGCGTCGTGGAACGGGCTGGCGATCACGGCGCTGGCCGAGGCGGCGGTGCTGCTCGACGAGCCCGACTTCGCCGACGCCGCCGTCGCGGCGGCGCAGCTGTTGGTCGACGTGCACCTGGCCGACGGCTTCGCGCGGACCTCACGCGACGGTGTCGCCGGCGGCAACTCGGCGGTGCTGGAGGACCACGGCGCGGTGGCCGAGGCGTTCATCGCGGTGCTCGGCATCACCGGCGAGGCGGTGTGGCTCGACCGTGCGCGGCTGCTGCTCGACCGGGTCGTGGAGCACTTCGTGGACCCCGAGGGCGGCTTCTTCGACACCGCCGACGACTCCGAGAACCTCGTCGTACGCCCGAAGGACGCCTCTGACAACGCGTACCCCTCCGGCACGTCGGCGGCCGTCGCCGCGCTGCTGTCGTTCGCTGCCATCACCGGCGAGCACGGCTATCGCGCGGCCGCGGAGTCCGGCATCGCGTCGGCGGCGAACATCGCGACGCAGGTCCCGCGCTTCGCCGGCTGGACGCTGGCGGCCGCTGAGGCCGTCGTCGCCGGGCCCCTGGAGGTCGCCGTCGTCGGTCCGCGCGAGGACCGTGCCGCGCTCCACCATGCAGCGGTGCGGCTGGCCTCGCCGGGTGCCGTGGTGATCGCCGGCGACGTCGGTCTCGCGATCCCGCTGTTCCAGCAGCGCGACCTCGTCGGCGGTCGCCCCGCGGCGTACGTCTGTGAGGGCTTCGTCTGTCGTCAGCCCGTGACGGACCCCGACGAGCTGCTGAGCTCGGTCAGTGGGCCAGCGCGAGCTTGA
- a CDS encoding PhoH family protein, which translates to MAATRTKKPSTSPVRRTYVLDTSVLLADPNAVNRFHEHEVVIPVVVITELEGKRHDPELGYFARSALRFLDDLRVLHGTLDVPLPIGDEGGTIRVELNHTDSSSLPSGFRLGDNDTRILSVARNLANEGNDVTIVSKDLPMRVKASAVGLIAEEYRAELALESGWTGMRELEVESIDLDTLYEGGTLDLPEARDLPCHTGLVLLSDKGSGLGRVTADKEVQLVRGDRDAFGIHGRSAEQRVALDLLLDPDIGIVSLGGRAGTGKSALALCAGLEATMERSQHKKVVIFRPLYAVGGQELGYLPGSESEKMGPWGQAVFDTLGAVASPAVIEEILDRGMLEVLPLTHIRGRSLHDSYVIVDEAQSLERNVLLTVLSRIGANSKVVLTHDVAQRDNLRVGRHDGVVAVVEKLKGHPLFAHVTLTRSERSPVAALVTEMLEDVTL; encoded by the coding sequence GTGGCCGCAACGCGCACGAAGAAGCCGAGCACGAGCCCTGTCCGCCGCACGTACGTCCTGGACACCAGCGTCCTGCTCGCGGACCCCAACGCGGTCAACCGGTTCCACGAGCACGAGGTGGTCATACCCGTCGTGGTGATCACCGAGCTCGAGGGCAAGCGCCACGACCCGGAGCTCGGCTACTTCGCCCGCAGCGCCCTGCGCTTCCTCGACGACCTGCGGGTGCTGCACGGCACCCTCGACGTGCCGCTGCCGATCGGCGACGAGGGTGGCACGATCCGCGTCGAGCTCAACCACACCGACTCGTCCTCGCTGCCGTCCGGCTTCCGCCTCGGCGACAACGACACCCGCATCCTGTCCGTCGCACGCAACCTCGCCAACGAGGGCAATGACGTCACGATCGTCTCCAAGGACCTGCCGATGCGGGTCAAGGCGTCGGCCGTCGGCCTGATCGCCGAGGAGTACCGCGCCGAGCTCGCCCTCGAATCGGGCTGGACCGGCATGCGTGAGCTCGAGGTCGAGAGCATCGACCTCGACACCCTCTACGAAGGCGGCACCCTCGACCTCCCGGAGGCGCGCGACCTGCCGTGCCACACGGGCCTCGTGCTGCTGTCCGACAAGGGCAGCGGGCTGGGCCGGGTCACCGCCGACAAGGAGGTGCAGCTCGTACGCGGCGACCGCGACGCGTTCGGCATCCACGGCCGGTCCGCCGAGCAGCGGGTCGCCCTCGACCTCCTGCTCGACCCCGACATCGGCATCGTCTCGCTCGGCGGCCGGGCGGGCACCGGCAAGTCGGCGCTCGCGCTGTGCGCAGGCCTCGAGGCGACCATGGAGCGCAGCCAGCACAAGAAGGTCGTGATCTTCCGCCCGCTGTACGCCGTGGGTGGCCAGGAGCTCGGCTACCTCCCCGGCAGCGAGTCCGAGAAGATGGGTCCCTGGGGTCAGGCGGTGTTCGACACCCTCGGCGCCGTCGCCTCGCCGGCCGTCATCGAGGAGATCCTCGACCGCGGCATGCTCGAGGTCCTGCCGCTGACCCACATCCGCGGGCGCTCGCTGCACGACTCGTACGTCATCGTGGACGAGGCCCAGTCGCTCGAGCGCAACGTCCTGCTGACGGTGCTGTCGCGCATCGGCGCCAACTCCAAGGTCGTCCTCACGCACGACGTCGCCCAGCGCGACAACCTGCGGGTGGGCCGCCACGACGGCGTGGTCGCCGTGGTCGAGAAGCTCAAGGGCCACCCGCTGTTCGCCCACGTCACGCTGACGCGCTCGGAGCGCTCGCCGGTCGCGGCGCTGGTGACCGAGATGCTTGAGGATGTCACCTTGTAG
- a CDS encoding 3' terminal RNA ribose 2'-O-methyltransferase Hen1, translating into MLLTISASRSDVLDDASDLGFLLHKHPDRLQKFDVHGGQAHVFYPESGPERCTAALLLEIDPIALVRGKGRHFDGFSLAQYVNDRPYAASSLLSVAMGKVFRTALSGRCESKQELADADLPLTIAIPAVPGGSDLVTRLFAPMGWTVDAETLPLDPEVPDWGDSSYVRLRLTGTMRLAAALNHLYVLLPVLDDAKHYWVSDDEVDKLLRAGAGWLAEHPERELISRRYLAHQRSMTDEARTRLAELDGEVVADVEETERPRPLVALRHDAVISALTEARPASVVDLGCGPGALIGKLLDIQGIDRVIGTEVSDAALRQAARRLHVDAMTERQADRLSLWLSSLQYQDARLTGLDAAVLMEVIEHIDPERVPAVTANVFGFTRPRTVVVTTPNAEHNVRYEALAAGAMRHPDHRFEWTRSEFASWAAAAGEAYGYTVEHRPVGPVDDEVGPATQLALFTRTEVAS; encoded by the coding sequence GTGCTCCTGACCATCTCCGCCTCGCGATCGGACGTCCTCGACGACGCCTCCGACCTGGGCTTCCTGCTGCACAAGCACCCCGACCGGCTGCAGAAGTTCGACGTGCACGGCGGTCAGGCGCACGTGTTCTATCCCGAGTCCGGCCCGGAGCGGTGCACGGCTGCGCTGCTGCTCGAGATCGACCCCATCGCGCTCGTACGCGGCAAGGGTCGGCACTTCGACGGCTTCTCGCTGGCCCAGTACGTCAACGACCGCCCGTACGCCGCGTCGTCGCTGCTGTCCGTCGCGATGGGCAAGGTGTTCCGCACCGCGCTCAGCGGGCGGTGCGAGAGCAAGCAGGAGCTCGCCGATGCCGACCTGCCGCTGACGATCGCCATCCCCGCAGTCCCGGGCGGCAGCGATCTCGTCACGCGGTTGTTCGCACCGATGGGCTGGACCGTCGACGCCGAGACGCTCCCGCTCGATCCCGAGGTGCCGGACTGGGGTGACTCCTCGTACGTACGCCTGAGGCTGACCGGGACGATGCGGCTCGCGGCGGCGCTCAACCACCTCTACGTCCTGCTGCCCGTGCTCGACGACGCCAAGCACTACTGGGTCTCCGACGACGAGGTCGACAAGCTCCTGCGCGCCGGCGCGGGGTGGCTCGCCGAGCACCCCGAACGCGAGCTGATCTCGCGTCGCTACCTCGCGCACCAGCGATCCATGACCGACGAGGCACGCACGCGCCTGGCCGAGCTGGACGGTGAGGTCGTCGCCGACGTCGAGGAGACGGAGCGGCCGCGCCCTCTCGTCGCGCTCAGGCACGACGCCGTCATCAGCGCCCTCACCGAGGCACGCCCCGCCTCCGTGGTCGACCTCGGCTGCGGCCCCGGCGCGCTGATCGGGAAGCTGCTCGACATCCAGGGCATCGACCGGGTCATCGGCACCGAGGTCAGCGACGCCGCCCTGCGCCAGGCCGCCCGTCGCCTGCACGTCGACGCGATGACCGAGCGCCAGGCCGATCGGCTCTCGCTCTGGCTCTCGTCGCTGCAGTACCAGGACGCCCGCCTGACCGGCCTCGACGCCGCAGTCCTCATGGAGGTCATCGAGCACATCGATCCGGAGCGGGTGCCCGCCGTGACCGCCAACGTGTTCGGGTTCACGCGACCCCGCACCGTCGTGGTCACGACGCCCAACGCCGAGCACAACGTCCGCTACGAGGCGCTGGCCGCCGGCGCCATGCGGCACCCCGACCACCGCTTCGAGTGGACCCGCTCCGAGTTCGCGTCGTGGGCCGCTGCCGCCGGCGAGGCGTACGGCTACACCGTCGAGCACCGCCCGGTCGGACCCGTCGACGACGAGGTCGGGCCGGCGACGCAGCTCGCCCTCTTCACCCGCACGGAGGTGGCCTCATGA
- a CDS encoding hemolysin III family protein translates to MTDRQPEGIVHEATDRIRETVDEIKPKLRGWLHAITLPLAFFAFIVMLVISDDILVRIGVAVFMVSSMLLFGVSAVYHRGTWNDRVKGFWKRFDHANIFLLIAGSYTPFSLLLLSKQHAAIMLSLVWGGALLGVAFKIFWIGAPRWLYVPLYLLLGWAAVLYFPEFVDNASTAVLVLLITGGALYSLGAVVYGFKWPDPSPKYFGFHEIFHAFTIAAFIVHYIGVSLLAYQKH, encoded by the coding sequence ATGACCGACCGGCAGCCTGAGGGCATCGTGCACGAGGCGACCGACCGGATCCGCGAGACCGTCGACGAGATCAAGCCCAAGCTGCGCGGGTGGCTGCATGCCATCACCCTGCCCCTGGCGTTCTTCGCGTTCATCGTCATGCTGGTCATCTCCGACGACATCCTGGTGCGCATCGGCGTGGCGGTGTTCATGGTCAGCTCGATGCTGCTGTTCGGCGTCAGCGCGGTCTACCACCGCGGCACCTGGAACGACCGGGTCAAGGGTTTCTGGAAACGCTTCGACCACGCCAACATCTTCCTGCTCATCGCCGGGTCCTACACGCCGTTCTCGCTGCTCCTGCTGTCCAAGCAGCACGCGGCGATCATGCTCTCCCTCGTGTGGGGCGGCGCGTTGCTCGGCGTCGCGTTCAAGATCTTCTGGATCGGCGCCCCGCGCTGGCTGTACGTGCCGCTCTACCTGCTGCTGGGCTGGGCCGCGGTGCTCTACTTCCCCGAGTTCGTCGACAACGCCTCGACCGCGGTGCTCGTCCTGTTGATCACCGGCGGCGCGCTCTACTCGCTGGGCGCCGTCGTCTATGGGTTCAAGTGGCCCGATCCGTCGCCGAAGTACTTCGGCTTCCACGAGATCTTCCACGCGTTCACGATCGCGGCGTTCATCGTGCACTACATCGGCGTCAGCCTGCTGGCGTACCAGAAGCACTGA